From Herbiconiux flava, one genomic window encodes:
- the rpmG gene encoding 50S ribosomal protein L33 — protein MAKQQDVRPIIKLRSTAGTGYTYVTKKNRRNDPDRLVLKKYDPVIRKHVDFREER, from the coding sequence ATGGCAAAGCAGCAGGACGTCCGTCCCATCATCAAGCTCCGCTCGACGGCGGGCACCGGTTACACCTACGTGACCAAGAAGAACCGTCGCAACGACCCCGACCGTCTCGTGCTGAAGAAGTACGACCCGGTCATCCGTAAGCACGTCGACTTCCGAGAGGAGCGGTAA
- a CDS encoding Fur family transcriptional regulator yields MKRNTWQREAVRSALGTQMGFVSAQSLHSSLKNSGSQIGLATVYRALSDLAQEGEADSLQSPEGEALYRACSLAHHHHLICRSCGLTVEIEADEVESWAQRTATLHGFSRPEHVVDIFGFCSACVPIP; encoded by the coding sequence GTGAAGAGGAACACCTGGCAGCGCGAGGCGGTGCGGAGCGCCCTGGGAACCCAGATGGGCTTCGTCAGCGCGCAGAGCCTGCACTCCTCCCTGAAGAACTCGGGCTCGCAGATCGGTCTGGCCACCGTCTACCGCGCGCTCTCCGATCTCGCCCAGGAGGGCGAGGCCGACTCGCTGCAGTCACCCGAGGGCGAGGCGCTCTACCGCGCCTGCTCGCTGGCGCACCACCACCACCTGATCTGCCGCAGCTGCGGTCTCACGGTCGAGATCGAGGCCGACGAGGTCGAGTCGTGGGCGCAGCGCACGGCGACCCTGCACGGCTTCAGCCGGCCCGAGCACGTCGTCGACATCTTCGGGTTCTGCTCGGCCTGCGTGCCCATCCCCTGA
- a CDS encoding HU family DNA-binding protein, whose product MADKSLNKTELVAAVAAASGQTQASVNEVLDALFSTLADSVASGTKVTIPGWLAVERTSRAARTGRNPQTGATIEIPAGHSVKISAGSKLKAAAK is encoded by the coding sequence ATGGCTGACAAGTCACTCAACAAGACCGAGCTCGTCGCAGCCGTCGCCGCCGCTTCCGGCCAGACGCAGGCTTCCGTCAACGAGGTGCTCGACGCTCTCTTCTCGACGCTGGCCGACTCGGTCGCCTCGGGCACCAAGGTCACGATCCCGGGCTGGCTCGCCGTCGAGCGCACCTCGCGCGCCGCTCGCACCGGCCGCAACCCGCAGACCGGCGCCACCATCGAGATTCCGGCCGGTCACTCGGTCAAGATCTCGGCCGGTTCGAAGCTGAAGGCTGCTGCCAAGTAG
- the rpmB gene encoding 50S ribosomal protein L28, which produces MAAVCQVTGAVPGFGHNISHSHRRTNRRFDPNVQKKKYYVPSLRRNVTLTLSAKGIKVIDARGIESVVKDLLARGEKI; this is translated from the coding sequence ATGGCAGCAGTCTGCCAGGTGACAGGAGCCGTTCCCGGCTTCGGTCACAACATCTCGCACTCGCACCGGCGAACCAATCGCCGCTTCGACCCGAACGTGCAGAAGAAGAAGTACTACGTGCCCTCGCTTCGCCGTAACGTCACGCTGACCCTGTCGGCGAAGGGCATCAAGGTCATCGATGCTCGTGGAATCGAGTCGGTCGTCAAGGACCTCCTCGCTCGTGGGGAGAAGATCTAA
- the rpsN gene encoding 30S ribosomal protein S14: protein MAKKSKIAKNEQRKVIVERYAAKRLELKKALVSPTSTDEERESARLGLQKLPRNASPIRVRNRDAVDGRPRGNLSKFGISRVRFRDMAHRGELPGITKSSW, encoded by the coding sequence ATGGCTAAGAAGAGCAAGATCGCCAAGAACGAGCAGCGCAAGGTCATCGTGGAGCGGTACGCCGCGAAGCGCCTCGAGCTGAAGAAGGCCCTGGTCAGCCCGACCTCCACCGACGAGGAGCGCGAGAGCGCCCGCCTCGGCCTGCAGAAGCTGCCGCGCAACGCGTCGCCGATCCGCGTGCGCAACCGCGACGCCGTCGACGGCCGCCCCCGCGGAAACCTCAGCAAGTTCGGAATCAGCCGTGTCCGCTTCCGCGACATGGCGCACCGGGGCGAATTGCCGGGCATTACGAAGTCCAGCTGGTAA
- a CDS encoding cytochrome c oxidase assembly protein: MLRVVRVSGPAVLVVAAFAALLIALAIGGGAAPQLLEDPGPVVRFGLPITSTLVNISAAGMIGAIGLVVFAIPPSSPAWGRALDVAAASAGLFTVAAAMTGFFSYLSVTARALSFDDAFSQGLGQFLTQIELGQAWLQTTLLGAVVTVLCFAVRNHTALVFVGLVAVVCLVPMAQQGHAAGVDGHDAAITALGLHLVFAAAWLGGLVVIVLLSRQLSTAVLVDVVARYSTVAIVCFVVVAASGYVSAELRVGSLDRLLTPYGILVLVKVGALLALGLIGALHRRYVIGKLGTTERRRHFWWLVVAELGFMGIATGFAAALARTATPVPQEVPETQTAAQILTGEKLPPELTVSNFLTQWNFDLIWVLVCAFAIFFYVAGVLRLRRRGDRWPWYRTVLWIAGILLLFYVTNGGLNVYEKFLFSAHMFGHMTLSMMVPLLLVPAAPVTLVLRAVKKRGDGSRGVREWVLLAVHSKVATVIANPVVAGVLFATSLVTFYYTPLFRWATENHFGHEWMIVHFLIVGYLFVQALIGVDPVPYKLPYPFRLLLLLGTMAFHAFFGLALMEGTGLLLADWFGATGRDWGPSALQDQQNGGGIAWSIGEIPTFTLALIVAIQWSRVDKKETKRRDRNADRTNEAELGEYNAMLERLAEKDTAR; this comes from the coding sequence GTGCTGAGAGTCGTCCGCGTGTCAGGCCCCGCCGTACTGGTGGTGGCGGCCTTCGCGGCCCTCCTGATCGCCCTCGCCATCGGCGGCGGCGCCGCACCGCAGCTGCTCGAGGATCCCGGGCCCGTCGTGCGCTTCGGTCTGCCGATCACCTCGACGCTCGTCAACATCTCGGCCGCCGGCATGATCGGTGCCATCGGCCTGGTGGTCTTCGCCATCCCGCCGTCGAGCCCGGCCTGGGGACGCGCCCTCGACGTCGCCGCCGCATCCGCCGGCCTGTTCACCGTCGCGGCGGCGATGACGGGCTTCTTCAGCTACCTCAGCGTCACCGCGCGCGCCCTCAGCTTCGACGACGCGTTCAGCCAGGGTCTCGGGCAGTTCCTCACCCAGATCGAGCTCGGTCAGGCCTGGCTGCAGACCACACTGCTCGGCGCGGTCGTCACCGTGCTGTGCTTCGCCGTGCGCAACCACACCGCGCTCGTGTTCGTCGGCCTCGTCGCCGTCGTCTGCCTGGTGCCCATGGCGCAGCAGGGTCACGCGGCAGGCGTCGACGGCCACGACGCGGCCATCACCGCACTCGGCCTGCACCTCGTCTTCGCCGCGGCCTGGCTCGGCGGGCTCGTGGTCATCGTGCTGCTCAGCCGGCAGCTGTCGACGGCCGTGCTCGTCGACGTCGTCGCGCGCTACTCGACGGTGGCGATCGTCTGCTTCGTCGTGGTCGCGGCCTCGGGCTACGTCAGCGCCGAGCTGCGGGTCGGCTCGCTCGACCGGCTGCTCACGCCCTACGGCATCCTGGTGCTGGTCAAGGTGGGCGCCCTGCTCGCCCTCGGGCTGATCGGGGCCCTGCACCGCCGCTACGTCATCGGCAAGCTCGGCACGACCGAGCGGCGCCGGCACTTCTGGTGGCTGGTCGTCGCCGAGCTCGGCTTCATGGGCATCGCCACCGGCTTCGCCGCCGCGCTCGCCCGCACCGCCACCCCGGTGCCGCAGGAGGTGCCCGAGACCCAGACCGCCGCGCAGATCCTCACCGGCGAGAAGCTGCCCCCCGAGCTGACGGTCTCGAACTTCCTCACCCAGTGGAACTTCGACCTGATCTGGGTGCTCGTCTGCGCCTTCGCGATCTTCTTCTACGTCGCCGGGGTGCTGCGCCTGCGCCGCCGCGGCGACCGATGGCCCTGGTACCGCACCGTGCTCTGGATCGCGGGCATCCTGCTGCTCTTCTACGTCACCAACGGCGGCCTCAACGTCTACGAGAAGTTCCTGTTCAGTGCGCACATGTTCGGACACATGACGCTCAGCATGATGGTGCCGCTGCTGCTCGTGCCCGCCGCCCCCGTCACCCTCGTTCTGCGCGCCGTGAAGAAGCGCGGTGACGGCAGCCGCGGCGTGCGCGAGTGGGTGCTGCTGGCGGTGCACTCCAAGGTCGCCACGGTCATCGCGAACCCGGTGGTGGCCGGGGTGCTCTTCGCCACCAGCCTCGTCACCTTCTACTACACGCCGCTGTTCCGCTGGGCGACCGAGAACCACTTCGGCCACGAGTGGATGATCGTGCACTTCCTGATCGTCGGGTACCTCTTCGTGCAGGCCCTGATCGGCGTCGACCCGGTGCCGTACAAGCTGCCCTACCCGTTCCGGCTGCTGCTCCTGCTCGGCACGATGGCCTTCCACGCCTTCTTCGGGCTCGCCCTGATGGAGGGCACGGGCCTGCTGCTCGCCGACTGGTTCGGCGCCACCGGCCGCGACTGGGGCCCGAGCGCACTGCAGGACCAGCAGAACGGCGGCGGCATCGCCTGGAGCATCGGCGAGATCCCGACCTTCACGCTCGCCCTGATCGTCGCGATCCAGTGGAGCCGGGTCGACAAGAAGGAGACCAAGCGGCGCGACCGCAACGCCGACCGCACCAACGAGGCCGAGCTCGGCGAGTACAACGCGATGCTCGAGCGCCTGGCTGAGAAGGACACGGCGCGCTAG